In Cololabis saira isolate AMF1-May2022 chromosome 1, fColSai1.1, whole genome shotgun sequence, the following proteins share a genomic window:
- the LOC133448452 gene encoding histone H2B-like: MPEPAKSAPKKGSKKAVTKTAGKGGKKRRKSRKESYAIYVYKVLKQVHPDTGISSKAMGIMNSFVNDIFERIASEASRLAHYNKRSTITSREIQTAVRLLLPGELAKHAVSEGTKAVTKYTSSK; encoded by the coding sequence ATGCCTGAACCCGCCAAGTCCGCGCCCAAGAAGGGCTCCAAGAAAGCCGTGACCAAGACCGCCGGGAAAGGCGGCAAGAAGAGGAGAAAGAGCAGGAAGGAGAGCTACGCCATCTACGTGTACAAGGTGCTGAAGCAGGTCCACCCCGACACCGGCATCTCCTCCAAGGCCATGGGCATCATGAACTCGTTCGTCAACGACATCTTTGAGCGCATCGCCTCTGAAGCGTCACGTCTGGCTCACTACAacaaacgctccaccatcaccTCCAGGGAGATCCAGACCGCCGTGCGCCTCCTGCTGCCCGGGGAGCTGGCCAAGCACGCCGTGTCCGAGGGAACCAAGGCCGTCACCAAGTACACCAGCTCCAAGTAG
- the capn9 gene encoding calpain-9: MPRRQSSLSARSSGSIKAESTQWDGKSFEELRQECLQKGVLFEDPDFPAADSSLFFSQSVPVQIEWKRPKEICDRPKFIVGGADRTDICQGQLGDCWLLAAIASLTMKKDALARVVPHDQDFDHRYAGIFHFQFWQHNKWLDVVVDDRLPAVRNQLIMLHSASNNEFWSALLEKAYAKVYGSYESLKGGSTMEAMEDFTGGVGEVYETQKAPKDLFRIMKKALDRGSMMGCSIDITSSAESEAKTSTGLVKGHAYSITGLEEVHIRGQKVKLIRVRNPWGQVEWNGAWSDSSREWDHVDRAEKTRILQNSSEDGEFWMEFEDFKRNYDKVEICNMTPDSLTDDTKRHWEVSLFEGNWTRGSTAGGCRNYIDTFWTNPQYRLELEDADDEDDVCSVVIALMQKNRRKLRKEGLDMETIGFAVYEAPDDDDHVGKDFFRYHGSKAGSRAYINMREVSERFTLPPGKYLLVPTTFQPHHEADFLVRIFSEKKAGALEMGTNVDADLPDPPMPSPPEEESDEERGLRRLFEQLAGPDEAISVRELKQMLDGVLSRRKEIKFDGLSLSTCHSIINLMDVDNTGKLEFQEFKVFWEKMKKWIMLFLSFDTDRSGKMSSYELRIALKAAGMHLNNKLLQLVGLRFADDKYDIDFDDYLTCIVRLENMFRAFQAMDKFKRGRVNMNIMQFLMLSMNV, translated from the exons ATGCCTCGTCGCCAGTCCTCTCTGTCCGCCCGGAGCTCCGGCTCCATCAAGGCTGAGAGCACGCAGTGGGATGGGAAGTCTTTCGAGGAGCTGCGGCAGGAATGCCTCCAGAAGGGGGTCCTGTTTGAGGATCCAGACTTCCCAGCAGCTGACTCCTCGCTCTTcttcagccagagcgttcccgtccaGATTGAATGGAAGAGACCTAAG GAGATTTGTGACAGACCAAAGTTCATCGTGGGCGGTGCAGACAGGACTGACATTTGCCAGGGACAGCTTG GGGACTGTTGGCTCCTGGCAGCCATCGCCTCCTTGACAATGAAGAAAGATGCTTTGGCCCGAGTTGTCCCCCATGACCAGGACTTTGACCACAGATACGCCGGCATCTTTCACTTCCAG TTCTGGCAACACAATAAATGGCTGGACGTGGTGGTGGATGACCGACTGCCGGCGGTGAGAAATCAACTCATCATGCTTCATTCTGCCTCCAACAACGAGTTCTGGAGCGCCTTGTTGGAAAAAGCTTATGCCAA AGTGTACGGCAGCTATGAATCTCTTAAGGGTGGCAGCACAatggaggccatggaggacttCACCGGTGGAGTGGGGGAAGTCTACGAAACCCAGAAGGCTCCAAAAGACCTGTTCAGAATCATGAAGAAGGCCCTGGACCGGGGCTCCATGATGGGTTGCTCCATAGAT ATCACCAGCTCTGCAGAGTCTGAGGCCAAGACCAGCACAGGTCTGGTGAAGGGACATGCATACTCCATAACGGGGCTGGAAGAG gtaCATATCAGGGGCCAGAAAGTCAAGTTGATCCGAGTCCGAAACCCCTGGGGTCAGGTTGAATGGAATGGCGCCTGGAGTGACAG CTCCAGAGAGTGGGATCATGTCGACAGGGCAGAAAAAACTCGCATCCTGCAGAATTCATCAGAAGACGGTGAATTTTG GATGGAGTTTGAGGACTTCAAGAGGAACTACGACAAGGTGGAGATCTGCAACATGACTCCCGACTCCCTGACCGACGACACCAAACGCCACTGGGAGGTCAGCTTATTCGAGGGAAACTGGACCCGTGGCTCGACTGCTGGCGGCTGCAGGAACTACATCG ACACGTTTTGGACCAACCCACAGTACCGGCTGGAGCTGGAGGATGCTGACGACGAGGATGATGTGTGCAGCGTGGTCATCGCCCTGATGCAGAAGAACAGGCGGAAGCTGAGGAAGGAGGGCCTGGACATGGAGACCATTGGATTTGCTGTGTATGAG GCTCCAGATGACGATGATCATGTGGGAAAGGATTTCTTCCGCTACCATGGGTCGAAAGCTGGCAGCAGAGCCTACATCAACATGCGTGAGGTGTCAGAGCGATTCACTCTTCCTCCGGGAAAATACCTGCTGGTCCCCACCACCTTCCAACCCCACCACGAAGCTGATTTCCTGGTCCGGATCTTCTCTGAGAAGAAGGCTGGAGCTTT AGAGATGGGTACCAATGTTGATGCAGACCTCCCAGAT CCGCCCATGCCCAGCCCGCCGGAGGAGGAGAGTGATGAGGAGAGAGGCCTGCGGAGGCTGTTTGAGCAGCTGGCCGGCCCG GATGAGGCTATATCAGTCAGAGAGCTGAAGCAGATGCTGGACGGTGTTCTCAGCAGAC gaaaagaaatcaaatttgACGGCCTGAGTCTCAGCACCTGCCACAGTATCATCAACCTCATGGAT gtGGACAACACAGGGAAGCTGGAGTTCCAAGAGTTTAAGGTCTTTTGGGAAAAGATGAAGAAATGGATC ATGCTTTTCCTGTCCTTTGACACAGACCGGTCAGGAAAGATGTCCTCCTACGAGCTTCGCATCGCTCTCAAGGCTGCAG GCATGCACTTGAACAATAAGCTCCTGCAGCTGGTGGGTTTGAGATTTGCTGATGACAAGTACGACATCGACTTCGACGACTACCTCACTTGCATCGTCCGTCTGGAGAACATGTTCa GAGCTTTCCAGGCTATGGACAAATTCAAGCGAGGACGCGTAAACATGAACATCATGCAG TTTCTCATGCTGTCCATGAATGTCTGA